The genome window GGGTTCAACTCTGTTCCTTTAAAGTCTAGGTTTTCGATATTGTATGTAGCAACTTTCATTTTGCCAAAAAGTAAAGGTTATAAATAAAAAACTGATACTTAGACAATAAAGTATATATTCTGTAATCAATGAATCAGAAAACATTTCGAATTAAATCATCTCTATTTTTCATCTTTTCACTCCTTTAATAGTATAGGGTAATCCTCACTCCCTTCATTTTCAAAAAGCGCTATTTAACATAGTTTACAGTTAACTTTATTTAATTTTAAATAATTGATTTAGTGAAAAGTAGACGGCAATTTTCAGTCTAATTTTTCTTAACGATGAATATGATCACTAGATCACATTCTTTAAACAGAGTTTAAATGAGAACTGTATTTTTTTTAATCATTATGTGTTCCTTAATATGCTGTAAAACACATAACCTTGAAGTTACTATTGAAAATGATTACACAGGAAAGGCATATCTTTATAATACAAAAACAACGAAAACAGATACAATTGCTATGTCTGCTAACAGATTTAGTATCGACTTAATATATTCCAAAGAACCAACTTTATACTATCTGATATTTGAAGGAATAAATGATATGAGTTACCCAATAAGTCTTGTTTTATCAGATCAACAAACACAAGTCGCCTTCAAAGCTTTAAAAAAGGTAGACATCCAATCTCAAAATATAAAAGACCTATACCCAAATAGACCTCAGTTTGCTTCTGACCCTAATCGAAATGAAGCTTTTTACCATTTTCTAGACTTATGGGTAGCCTTTTCAAATAATGTTATGAACCCTAAACTAAACCTTATTGAAAGAAAAGGCTTATACAATGACTTCATTAATCAATCTGAAATCATCATTAAAAAGAACAAACATTCAGTTATTTCAGCCTTCATAACTGAATACTTAATGAGAAATAACCTCATCCAATTAGAACAAACTCAACATTTCTATGAACTTTTAGAACCACAAGTTCAGCTAAGTACTCTTGGTCAGAAGATAAAAAGAGAAGTAGGATTCGAAGAAAATACAAAAGCCCCATCATTCTCTATAACAGACTATAGAGGAGACCAATATTCATTAGAGAAATTAAAAGGAAGGAAAGTCTTACTGCATTTTTGGTCTTCAACTTGTGCGCCATGTATCAAAGAAACACCTCAACTTCTAAGGTTAGCCGAAGAAAATAAAGAGTTGGTCATTATTAATGTCTCATTAGATATCGATAAAGAAAAGTGGATTTCTGCTATGGAAAAATTTGGTATCGTAAATATGATCAATCACTGTGATCTTAATGGCCCGAATGGACAGCTTGCTTCTGACTTTCAAATAAAATCAATCCCTGCCAATTACTTAATTGATGAAGAAGGTAACATTCAACTAAAAAGGCAACATTTACCTGAAATCATAAAAGAGCTATAAACGACCTCTTAAATTCATATACTTTTAAAAACTTGAACCTTTAATGAAACATATAACTACCTTATTTCTTGTGTTATTTAGCTTCAGTTTGATTGCACAAGAAACTAAAACAGAAAAGCCTGAATATGTAATTATCGTAGGTGATCAATTGATTACTCAAGCTGAATTAGCAGAATACGAAAAAGATGGTTTAATCAAAGGAATGAATATCGGTGTTTCGGAAGAAGAACGAGATGAGCTATTCGGAAAATATGGCGATCAAATTAAAGAGAAAGAATTCATTATAAAGATTGAGCTTTCATCAAAAAAGAAAACTTCCGAATTAGTAAAAAACACAACTAAAAAAGTTGATCAAAATATAAGTCTAGATGATCTGAATAATGAGTTTAAAGTGAGTGTAGGAGAACAAGCATCTGATTTCTCAGTCACGATGATAGATGGTCAAAAGATCAAATTATCAGAACTTAAAGGTAAAGTCGTTTTACTCAACTTTTGGGCTACGTGGTGTGCTCCATGCCTTATGGAGTTTAGTGAAATCACACCCAAAATTTTAGACGAATTTGATAAAGATGATTTGGTTTTTATTCCAATTTCAATTGGAGAAGATAAAGCTAAAGTTGAAAAGAAAATGGCTCAGATGAAGAAGTACAATGTCAATTTTAATGTAGGAATAGACTCAGATAAAACCATTTGGAATTTGTATGCTGAAGGTTCAATCCCTAAAAACATCATCATTGATCAAAGTGGAAAGATAAGCTATCTCTCTGTTGGAAATTCGGATGGTAATGTGGAACGACTTGCTGAAGAAATTGGTAAACTTGTCAACAAGGAAAAACTTTAAACTTGAGTATTTATCAGATGCTTGATCATAAATATGTTTAGATAGAAAAAGGACAGTAATAAATAATTACTGTCCTTGTTTCATTATAAAGAAAATGAATTATTCGGCATCAGGATAGGCGACAAATACATTCAATTCTGAAGCATTATCTTCCACTTTTACCATTACAAATTCATTGTCCGAATCGTAATACCAAGCATTTGAAGTTGCTGAGTCAAAGTCTGCCAAATCCATTTTAGAGATTTGTTTTCCGTTGATGGATACCGACTCAGGACAAACCAAATTACCTAATAATTTCACTTGGAAATATTTCTCATTTGGAACATAGTTCTTTTCGTATACACGTTTGAAGTTGACTTGCTTACTTCCATTACCGTTCATTGTCATAACTTCTGTTACACGATATTCTCCTTGCTCCTCTGCATCCATAGTTGTCTTATCGTCTTGATACAATTGATAAGAGCTTTCAGGGCCTGGATAGATATAGAAAGTCATGATATTGTTATCTTTCTGACCTACATATTGTTCCAATTCTCTGACTGGAAGAATAGCTCCTTCACGGATATAAACAGGAACCAAATCCAAAGGTACATACCACGAATAGACTTGACCTCCTTGTGTAGGTTCTGGTAATTTTCCTCCTTCAATATCAAATACATACCAATTACTACCCGATGGCAAGTACACATCTCTCATCCAGTTTTGGTTGATGACAGGTGCTACCAATAAATCTTTACCAATAAAGAACTGATGATCTGCATAGTCAAAAACGCTAGGATCATTCACTTCATTGACAAACATAGCTCTACAGATTGGCATTCCTGTTTGGGTATTTTCATACATCGAATCGTAGAATAATTGAAGTAAACGATATCTGATATTGATGTATTTACGACAATTTTCTGGTACAGGAGTTCCAAATCGGTATGGCTCTTGGAATGTTTTTGTATATCCATCGTAATGATTTCTATACCAAGGCAAGAATGCTCCAGCAGTTATCCATCGTGTAAACAGCTCGTAGTTGGTTACACCTCCTTCTTCTGAACCAGACCCGTTGGCAAAACCACCGATATCACAACCTGAGATTGGCAAACCAGAAAGTCCAACATTCAAAACTTCAGGAACATTGATGGCAAGAAAGTCCCAACTTGAAGCTGAATCTCCTGTCCAAATTCCTGCATAACGGTGAACTCCAGCAAAACCACCACGAGAAATAATAAAGTTTCTCTTGTTGTAATTGTACAATGGCTGTCCATTATCTCCACCAGTCTTAAACTCTTCACTTAGCTTCAATTTCTT of Sediminitomix flava contains these proteins:
- a CDS encoding TlpA family protein disulfide reductase, with translation MRTVFFLIIMCSLICCKTHNLEVTIENDYTGKAYLYNTKTTKTDTIAMSANRFSIDLIYSKEPTLYYLIFEGINDMSYPISLVLSDQQTQVAFKALKKVDIQSQNIKDLYPNRPQFASDPNRNEAFYHFLDLWVAFSNNVMNPKLNLIERKGLYNDFINQSEIIIKKNKHSVISAFITEYLMRNNLIQLEQTQHFYELLEPQVQLSTLGQKIKREVGFEENTKAPSFSITDYRGDQYSLEKLKGRKVLLHFWSSTCAPCIKETPQLLRLAEENKELVIINVSLDIDKEKWISAMEKFGIVNMINHCDLNGPNGQLASDFQIKSIPANYLIDEEGNIQLKRQHLPEIIKEL
- a CDS encoding TlpA family protein disulfide reductase — its product is MKHITTLFLVLFSFSLIAQETKTEKPEYVIIVGDQLITQAELAEYEKDGLIKGMNIGVSEEERDELFGKYGDQIKEKEFIIKIELSSKKKTSELVKNTTKKVDQNISLDDLNNEFKVSVGEQASDFSVTMIDGQKIKLSELKGKVVLLNFWATWCAPCLMEFSEITPKILDEFDKDDLVFIPISIGEDKAKVEKKMAQMKKYNVNFNVGIDSDKTIWNLYAEGSIPKNIIIDQSGKISYLSVGNSDGNVERLAEEIGKLVNKEKL